A stretch of the Halorussus salinus genome encodes the following:
- a CDS encoding GMP synthase subunit A — MTRIVVVDNHGQFTHLEHRALRDMGVETEIIDNTTPAEDIDADGLVLSGGPDIENIGNCADYLDLDVPVLGICLGMQVIADELGGRVGEGEYGGYADVTVEILDEEDPLVGSLAPETRVWASHADEVKEVPEGFTRTARSDVCGVEAMADPDRDLYGVQWHPEVAHTEEGEEVFENFRAICE; from the coding sequence ATGACTCGCATCGTCGTGGTGGACAACCACGGGCAGTTCACGCACCTCGAACATCGCGCGCTCCGGGACATGGGCGTCGAGACCGAAATTATCGACAACACGACTCCGGCGGAAGACATCGACGCCGACGGACTCGTCCTCTCGGGCGGTCCCGACATCGAGAATATCGGCAACTGCGCCGACTACCTCGACCTCGACGTGCCCGTGCTGGGCATCTGTCTGGGCATGCAGGTAATCGCCGACGAGTTGGGCGGCCGAGTCGGCGAAGGCGAGTACGGCGGCTACGCCGACGTGACCGTCGAGATTCTGGACGAGGAGGACCCGCTGGTCGGGTCGCTCGCGCCCGAGACCCGCGTCTGGGCCAGCCACGCCGACGAAGTCAAGGAGGTCCCCGAGGGATTCACGCGAACCGCCCGAAGCGACGTGTGCGGCGTCGAAGCGATGGCCGACCCCGACCGCGACCTGTACGGCGTCCAGTGGCATCCCGAGGTCGCCCACACCGAGGAGGGCGAAGAAGTGTTCGAGAACTTCCGCGCGATTTGCGAGTGA
- a CDS encoding VOC family protein, with protein sequence MSHATELGHVHLKVRDVDRAIAFYRDVLGLDVTERVGDYAFLSWGEQHHDLALQGLGDDAPGPGRGVGLYHAAFEVPDADALSETYRRLRERSVEVSPVDHGISKALYFDDPDGNGLEVYLDTRAATDREEWGGENSRFDPESLGR encoded by the coding sequence ATGAGTCACGCGACCGAACTCGGCCACGTCCACCTCAAAGTCCGTGACGTAGACCGAGCGATAGCGTTCTACCGCGACGTGCTGGGCCTCGACGTGACCGAGCGCGTCGGCGACTACGCCTTCCTCTCGTGGGGCGAACAGCACCACGACCTCGCCTTGCAGGGCCTCGGCGACGACGCGCCCGGCCCCGGCCGCGGCGTCGGTCTCTACCACGCCGCGTTCGAAGTCCCGGACGCCGACGCGCTCTCCGAGACGTACCGACGACTCCGCGAGCGCAGCGTCGAGGTCTCGCCCGTGGACCACGGCATCAGCAAGGCGCTGTACTTCGACGACCCGGACGGGAACGGACTGGAGGTCTACCTCGACACGCGCGCCGCGACCGACCGCGAGGAGTGGGGCGGCGAGAACTCCCGGTTCGACCCCGAATCGCTCGGTCGATAG
- a CDS encoding MFS transporter, with the protein MTERGRSGRLPESAVFKYYLYKATKAVEFYRPVMYLYFLAQGLSFTQIALLEAAYNVTTVLGEVPTGYVGDRIGRRDSLLVGTGVIAATLVAIGFAESFPALLGLYVCWSMGYNFRSGSEDAWLYDTLTDDLSEDRFSHVRGRGESVSLLTGVVAAVVGGYLGSVDLAYPFFVAAGVTALGLPVLLSLSDSETYEETDDEDLSLGRSVRIVRETVTNRRIRAFVVYYYVLFAAVLYLVFMFVQPIFETVVIDLGVAPGRVESLLGWYYAGISLVGAAVSYYAGAIKKRIGLRTWFLVLPFAVGAALAGMYLVPVLALPVLLLARGIADTTRALASQYVNDRTESLGRATVLSAMAMVSGLTVIPFQLASGAVSDFSSPLLALAIAGGVLVAGSLAVLAWEVPVAADRPTADASE; encoded by the coding sequence ATGACCGAACGTGGGCGCTCCGGGCGACTCCCCGAGTCGGCCGTGTTCAAGTACTACCTCTACAAGGCGACGAAGGCGGTGGAGTTCTACCGCCCCGTGATGTATCTCTACTTCCTCGCGCAGGGGCTGTCGTTCACGCAAATCGCCCTTCTGGAAGCGGCCTACAACGTCACGACCGTCCTCGGCGAGGTGCCGACCGGCTACGTCGGCGACCGCATCGGGCGGCGCGACAGCCTGCTGGTCGGGACCGGCGTCATCGCGGCGACGCTCGTCGCCATCGGGTTCGCGGAGTCGTTCCCCGCGCTCCTCGGCCTCTACGTCTGCTGGTCGATGGGCTACAACTTCCGGTCGGGGAGCGAGGACGCGTGGCTCTACGACACCCTGACCGACGACCTCTCGGAGGACCGCTTCTCGCACGTCCGCGGGCGCGGCGAGTCGGTCTCGCTGTTGACGGGCGTCGTCGCGGCCGTCGTCGGCGGCTACCTCGGGAGCGTGGACCTCGCGTACCCCTTCTTCGTCGCCGCGGGCGTCACCGCGCTCGGGCTTCCGGTCCTGCTGTCGCTGTCGGACTCGGAGACCTACGAGGAGACCGACGACGAGGACCTCTCGCTCGGCCGGAGCGTCCGCATCGTCCGCGAGACCGTGACGAACCGGCGGATTCGAGCGTTCGTGGTCTACTACTACGTCCTGTTCGCCGCGGTCCTCTATCTCGTCTTCATGTTCGTCCAGCCCATCTTCGAGACCGTCGTGATAGACCTCGGCGTCGCGCCGGGCCGCGTCGAGTCGCTACTGGGCTGGTACTACGCCGGGATAAGCCTCGTCGGCGCGGCCGTCAGTTACTACGCCGGAGCCATCAAGAAGCGAATCGGTCTCCGGACGTGGTTCCTCGTTCTCCCGTTCGCGGTCGGCGCGGCGCTGGCGGGGATGTATCTGGTTCCAGTCCTCGCGCTTCCAGTTCTCCTGCTCGCGCGCGGTATCGCGGACACCACCCGCGCGCTGGCCAGCCAGTACGTCAACGACCGCACCGAGTCGCTGGGTCGGGCGACGGTCCTGTCGGCGATGGCGATGGTCAGCGGCCTGACCGTGATTCCGTTCCAGTTGGCCAGCGGCGCGGTCTCGGACTTCTCGTCGCCGTTGCTGGCGCTGGCGATAGCCGGAGGAGTGCTGGTAGCCGGTTCGCTGGCCGTCCTCGCGTGGGAGGTTCCGGTGGCGGCGGACCGGCCGACGGCCGACGCGAGCGAGTAG
- a CDS encoding UPF0175 family protein: protein MENVVSRKSDEELVRFALAKYRHGEVGMRGAADIAGLSIAEMMTEANERDVRQNYDETDLESDVANLGNRT, encoded by the coding sequence ATGGAGAACGTCGTTTCTCGAAAGAGTGACGAGGAACTCGTTCGCTTCGCGCTGGCGAAGTACCGTCACGGTGAGGTCGGCATGCGCGGGGCCGCCGACATCGCGGGACTGAGTATCGCCGAGATGATGACGGAGGCCAACGAGCGCGATGTCCGCCAGAACTACGACGAAACGGACCTCGAATCCGACGTAGCGAATCTCGGCAATCGGACGTAG
- a CDS encoding DUF7097 family protein, producing MKETPTGTPVGVDDPYDHAGVCDHLTDEGKCRYAFEHPEQDPEFARERRRDELRCPAADPDGDWDWEECPHYRCRNRERECVRCGLGERRMAHSDERPLLEEHHLSYASEGETLGHEITVLLCRWCHAKVHKSWARIDDDANPDPEAIAEKEGRRSREQREAGFESAAERFDVGDADDGDE from the coding sequence ATGAAGGAGACGCCCACCGGAACCCCGGTCGGCGTGGACGACCCCTACGACCACGCAGGGGTCTGTGACCACCTCACCGACGAGGGCAAGTGTCGCTACGCCTTCGAGCATCCGGAGCAGGACCCCGAGTTCGCCCGCGAACGTCGCCGTGACGAGTTGCGGTGTCCGGCGGCGGACCCCGACGGGGATTGGGACTGGGAGGAGTGCCCCCACTACCGATGCCGGAACCGTGAGCGCGAGTGCGTCCGGTGCGGACTCGGCGAGCGCCGGATGGCCCACTCGGACGAACGGCCACTCCTCGAAGAACACCATCTCTCGTACGCCAGCGAGGGCGAGACGCTCGGCCACGAGATTACCGTCCTCCTCTGTCGGTGGTGCCACGCGAAGGTCCACAAGTCGTGGGCGCGCATCGACGACGACGCGAACCCAGACCCCGAGGCCATCGCCGAGAAGGAGGGCCGACGCTCGCGCGAACAGCGCGAGGCGGGGTTCGAGTCGGCCGCCGAGCGGTTCGACGTGGGCGACGCGGACGACGGCGACGAGTAA
- a CDS encoding alpha-isopropylmalate synthase regulatory domain-containing protein, with amino-acid sequence MALLDTTLRDGEQAPGVSLTPAEKAEIATALDRAGVSVVEAGSACTGDGERETIERVAGLGLDACVTSFARGVQRDVDLALDCDVDGVNLVVPASDRHVEEKVGSSRDEVVETTEELVAYARDHGLWVEVIGEDGSRADFEFLEELAEAAHDAGADRFCFADTVGHTGPQRAYEAVSRLTELGPTSTHTHDDLGLAVTNALASVAAGADLVHATVNGVGERAGNVALEEVAIALDHCYGVETAETTELYDLARVVADATDVPLAPNKAVVGENAFAHESGIHTDGTLKDERMYEPYPPEKVGRERRLVLGKHTGRAGAKAALAEHGVEVSDDELAAVVARVQRLAEQEKRVTDADLLAIADDVRGRERDRRITLLELTATSGGPQPTASVRLDVDGDEQIASGTGDGPVDAAVSAVREAVSDSRDSAAVAAEADLDSYHVDAITGGTDAVVTVEVEMSRGDRSVTVRASDGDITRASVTAMVNALDRLLVADDEADPAPADD; translated from the coding sequence GTGGCACTTCTCGACACGACGCTCCGGGACGGCGAGCAAGCGCCGGGCGTCTCGCTCACCCCCGCCGAGAAGGCCGAGATAGCGACCGCGCTCGACCGCGCGGGCGTCTCGGTCGTCGAGGCCGGGAGCGCCTGCACCGGCGACGGCGAGCGCGAGACCATCGAGCGCGTGGCGGGACTGGGCTTGGACGCCTGCGTCACCAGCTTCGCGCGCGGCGTCCAGCGCGACGTGGACCTCGCGCTCGACTGCGACGTGGACGGCGTGAACCTCGTCGTCCCCGCCAGCGACCGCCACGTCGAGGAGAAGGTGGGCTCCTCGCGCGACGAGGTGGTCGAAACGACCGAGGAGTTGGTCGCGTACGCCCGCGACCACGGCCTCTGGGTCGAAGTCATCGGCGAGGACGGCTCGCGGGCCGACTTCGAGTTCCTCGAAGAACTCGCCGAGGCCGCCCACGACGCCGGAGCCGACAGGTTCTGCTTCGCGGACACGGTGGGCCACACCGGTCCCCAGCGGGCCTACGAGGCGGTCTCGCGGCTCACGGAGTTGGGGCCGACCAGCACGCACACCCACGACGACCTCGGCCTCGCGGTGACGAACGCCCTCGCCAGCGTGGCGGCGGGCGCGGACCTCGTCCACGCCACGGTCAACGGCGTCGGCGAGCGCGCGGGCAACGTCGCCTTAGAAGAGGTCGCCATCGCGCTCGACCACTGCTACGGCGTCGAGACCGCGGAGACGACCGAACTGTACGACCTCGCGCGGGTCGTGGCCGACGCGACCGACGTGCCCCTCGCGCCGAACAAGGCGGTCGTCGGCGAGAACGCCTTCGCCCACGAGTCGGGCATCCACACCGACGGCACGCTGAAGGACGAGCGGATGTACGAACCCTACCCGCCCGAGAAGGTCGGTCGGGAGCGACGCCTCGTCCTCGGCAAGCACACCGGCCGGGCGGGCGCGAAGGCCGCCCTCGCCGAACACGGCGTCGAGGTCAGCGACGACGAACTCGCGGCGGTCGTCGCGCGCGTCCAGCGACTCGCCGAGCAGGAAAAGCGCGTGACCGACGCCGACCTGCTCGCCATCGCCGACGACGTGCGGGGCCGCGAGCGCGACCGGCGCATCACGCTACTGGAACTCACCGCGACCAGCGGCGGGCCGCAACCGACCGCCAGCGTCCGCCTCGACGTGGACGGCGACGAGCAAATCGCCAGCGGCACGGGCGACGGCCCGGTGGACGCCGCGGTCAGCGCGGTCCGCGAAGCGGTCTCGGACTCGCGGGACTCGGCGGCCGTCGCGGCCGAGGCCGACCTCGACTCCTACCACGTGGACGCCATCACCGGCGGCACGGACGCGGTTGTCACGGTCGAAGTCGAGATGTCCCGAGGAGACCGCTCGGTGACGGTCCGGGCCAGCGACGGCGACATCACCCGCGCCAGCGTCACCGCGATGGTGAACGCGCTGGACCGCCTCCTCGTGGCGGACGACGAGGCCGACCCCGCGCCCGCCGACGACTGA